From a region of the Nonlabens dokdonensis DSW-6 genome:
- a CDS encoding ATP-dependent helicase — MQDYISQLNDAQKEPVLQKEGPMIVIAGAGSGKTRVLTLRIAYLMQQGVDPFNILSLTFTNKAAREMKKRIGDIVGASQAKNLWMGTFHSVFARLLRVEADKLGYPSNFTIYDSQDSQRLTSAIIKEMGLDKDVYKYKQIFSRISSLKNSLITVRAYYNDPELREADEMARRPRFGEIYKEYVERCFKAGAMDFDDLLLKTNELLNRFPDVLAKYQNRFQYILVDEYQDTNHSQYLIVKALSDKFQNICVVGDDAQSIYAFRGANINNILNFQRDYDDVKAYRLEQNYRSTKNIVEAANSIIEHNKTKLDKVVWTANDDGPKIIVHRLMSDAEEGRYVASSIFENKMQHQLGNDQFAILYRTNAQSRAMEDALRKKDIPYRIYGGLSFYQRKEVKDVLSYLRLIVNPKDEEALKRVINYPARGIGATTMDRLIVAAKQYDRSIFEVIENIDRVEIQINSSTKTKLKNFVTMIKSFQALEETQNVFELTEYVLKKSALITELKKDGTQEGISRIENIEELLNGMRDFVEGQKEVADARGALSEFLEDVALATDLDNDKGDDDRVSLMTIHLSKGLEFPYLYIVGMEEDLFPSGMAMNTREDLEEERRLFYVALTRAEHQAYLTYTLSRYRWGKLVDAEPSRFITEIDDQYLEYTTPPDNYRYKPLLDSDLWDEPDKSKLRQSKPKNGTPPSVNQPNPEQIRKLRKMKPVSSTSQSSKPAGFEGKLKPGMTVEHARFGRGTVVNLEGIGGEKKAEINFQVGGLKKLLLRFAKLDVVE, encoded by the coding sequence TTGCAAGATTATATTTCTCAACTTAACGACGCCCAAAAAGAACCAGTTTTACAGAAGGAAGGACCGATGATAGTCATTGCTGGAGCTGGATCTGGAAAGACGCGTGTACTTACATTACGCATCGCTTACTTGATGCAGCAAGGTGTAGATCCTTTTAATATCCTATCGCTCACTTTTACCAATAAGGCGGCGCGAGAGATGAAAAAACGTATCGGTGACATTGTAGGTGCGAGCCAGGCAAAAAACCTATGGATGGGAACTTTTCACTCGGTTTTTGCTCGTTTATTGCGTGTTGAGGCAGATAAATTAGGATATCCGTCTAATTTTACGATTTACGATTCGCAAGACTCTCAAAGGCTTACCAGCGCTATCATTAAAGAAATGGGACTGGATAAAGATGTGTATAAATACAAACAGATTTTTTCCAGGATCTCTTCTCTTAAAAACAGTTTGATCACAGTAAGAGCTTATTATAATGATCCAGAATTGAGAGAGGCAGACGAAATGGCGCGCAGACCTCGTTTTGGCGAGATTTATAAAGAATATGTAGAGCGCTGTTTTAAAGCTGGCGCGATGGATTTTGATGATTTATTGCTTAAGACTAACGAGCTGCTCAACCGTTTTCCTGATGTACTGGCCAAATATCAAAATAGATTTCAATACATCTTAGTAGATGAGTATCAGGATACCAACCATTCTCAGTATTTGATTGTAAAAGCGCTGTCAGATAAATTTCAAAATATTTGTGTGGTAGGTGATGATGCACAATCTATTTATGCTTTTAGAGGAGCAAATATCAATAACATTTTGAACTTCCAGCGGGATTATGATGATGTAAAAGCTTACCGACTGGAGCAAAATTACCGCTCTACTAAAAATATTGTAGAAGCGGCAAACTCTATTATCGAGCACAATAAAACAAAGCTTGATAAAGTGGTTTGGACAGCAAATGATGACGGTCCTAAAATCATCGTGCACCGACTAATGAGTGATGCCGAAGAAGGTCGTTATGTCGCCAGTTCCATTTTTGAGAACAAAATGCAGCACCAGCTAGGCAATGATCAGTTTGCGATTCTTTATAGAACAAATGCGCAATCCAGAGCTATGGAAGATGCACTGCGTAAAAAAGATATTCCTTACCGCATTTATGGTGGATTGAGTTTCTACCAGCGTAAAGAAGTAAAAGACGTGCTTTCCTATCTTAGACTAATTGTAAATCCTAAGGATGAAGAAGCTCTTAAAAGAGTCATCAATTATCCGGCTCGTGGAATAGGTGCAACGACCATGGACCGATTGATCGTAGCGGCAAAACAATACGACAGATCAATTTTTGAAGTCATTGAAAATATCGATCGAGTAGAAATCCAAATTAATAGTTCTACAAAAACAAAGCTGAAAAACTTTGTTACCATGATCAAGAGTTTTCAAGCGCTAGAAGAAACTCAAAATGTCTTTGAACTCACCGAGTACGTTTTAAAGAAAAGTGCTTTAATTACAGAACTTAAAAAAGACGGTACTCAAGAAGGGATTTCTCGTATTGAAAATATTGAAGAATTACTTAACGGTATGCGAGATTTTGTAGAAGGTCAAAAAGAAGTGGCCGATGCTCGCGGTGCACTATCAGAATTTTTAGAAGACGTCGCCCTTGCAACAGATCTTGATAATGATAAAGGAGACGATGATCGTGTTTCCTTAATGACTATTCACCTGTCTAAAGGGCTTGAATTCCCATACTTATACATAGTTGGTATGGAAGAAGATCTTTTTCCTAGTGGTATGGCAATGAATACTCGAGAAGATCTTGAAGAAGAGAGACGTTTATTTTATGTAGCACTCACAAGAGCTGAGCATCAAGCTTATCTTACCTACACTTTAAGTCGTTACCGATGGGGAAAACTAGTCGATGCAGAACCGAGTCGTTTTATCACAGAGATAGACGATCAATACCTAGAGTATACTACGCCACCAGATAATTACCGATATAAACCATTGCTAGATAGCGATCTTTGGGATGAACCAGATAAGTCTAAACTGCGCCAGAGCAAACCTAAAAACGGTACGCCACCTAGTGTGAACCAACCTAATCCAGAGCAAATAAGAAAACTGCGTAAAATGAAACCAGTGAGCAGTACTTCACAAAGCAGTAAACCTGCTGGATTTGAAGGAAAGCTGAAGCCAGGAATGACTGTGGAGCATGCGCGTTTTGGTCGTGGAACTGTCGTTAACCTTGAAGGAATAGGCGGCGAGAAAAAAGCCGAAATCAATTTTCAAGTAGGTGGATTAAAAAAGTTGTTGTTGCGTTTTGCAAAGCTAGATGTGGTAGAGTAA
- a CDS encoding DUF7935 family protein — MQDAVFSLFQTLLPAFLVAVIAFYFLSSYMKNEERRRRFITVRESQAKTLPTRMAAYERLVLFLERIKPASLVVRTKSGKMNKTEYEQSLISAIEVEFEHNIAQQVYVSEECWNIIRAAKNTTIQKIRQVSMSDKVTTADGLRQAILNDLMDKRAPSATAISFLKSEVNDLF, encoded by the coding sequence ATGCAAGATGCCGTTTTTTCTTTGTTCCAAACCTTATTACCAGCTTTTCTAGTAGCTGTTATTGCCTTTTATTTTCTTTCTTCTTACATGAAAAATGAAGAAAGAAGAAGAAGATTTATAACCGTACGCGAGTCACAAGCAAAAACGCTCCCTACTCGCATGGCTGCTTATGAACGTCTGGTGCTTTTTCTAGAAAGAATTAAACCTGCCAGTCTGGTAGTGCGTACAAAGTCTGGAAAGATGAATAAAACAGAATATGAGCAGAGTCTTATATCTGCCATAGAAGTTGAATTTGAGCACAATATTGCACAACAAGTTTATGTAAGTGAAGAATGCTGGAACATCATACGCGCAGCAAAAAACACAACTATTCAAAAAATACGTCAGGTATCTATGAGTGATAAAGTAACGACTGCTGACGGTTTAAGACAAGCTATCCTAAATGACTTAATGGATAAAAGAGCTCCTAGCGCAACGGCAATAAGCTTTTTAAAGTCTGAAGTGAACGATTTATTTTAG
- the recG gene encoding ATP-dependent DNA helicase RecG, whose protein sequence is MPLNFLSTPIDYLGGVGPERAKLLRSELHVETYGDLANLFPNRYIDKTKYYKINQLVPESAQVQIVGKIVNVKTAGAGKATRLVATFADETGRMELVWFRSQKHFRDSLKINEPYVAFGKVQRYGSQYSIAHPDLELLKDHKSRKQSAMTPVYPSTEMLAKRKVTNTYIVKCMRKLFSEINGSFVETLPEDMRAHYKLVGKNDAMVNAHFPSSPEMLRASIYRLKFEELFFIQMELLLQNRIRKTKIKGYVFDLVGEKFTDFYNNHLPFQLTGAQKRVVKEIRADMGTGAHMNRLLQGDVGSGKTIVAVLTALLALDNGFQACIMAPTEILAQQHYAGVSELLERTNITVSILTGSVKTKDRRVIHEGLEDGSLDILIGTHALIEDKVKFKNLGVAIVDEQHRFGVAQRAKLWKKNDLPPHVLVMTATPIPRTLAMSLYGDLDISVIDELPPGRKEIKTVHRYDKNRLAVFKFIRDEIDLGRQVYMVYPLIEESETLDYKDLQDGYGSIVREFPLPKYNVSIVHGRMKPEDKDYEMNRFVKGETQIMVATTVIEVGVNVPNASVMIIESAERFGLSQLHQLRGRVGRGAEQSYCILMTGHKLSNDSKTRLKTMVDTTDGFQIAEVDLKLRGPGDIMGTRQSGVMDLRLADIVKDNQILALAREAAQKLLAKDIKIELPEHAGVKRVMTFLQNKKGLWKYIS, encoded by the coding sequence TTGCCACTTAATTTTCTTTCTACACCTATAGATTACCTCGGCGGCGTTGGGCCAGAAAGAGCTAAGTTATTGCGTAGTGAATTGCATGTAGAAACCTATGGAGATTTAGCAAATTTATTTCCTAATCGGTATATCGATAAGACCAAGTATTACAAGATCAATCAGCTGGTTCCAGAAAGCGCTCAGGTGCAAATAGTAGGTAAAATTGTAAATGTCAAAACTGCAGGAGCAGGAAAAGCCACACGATTAGTCGCCACTTTTGCAGATGAAACCGGAAGAATGGAGCTCGTGTGGTTCCGTAGTCAGAAGCATTTTAGGGATAGTTTAAAGATAAATGAGCCTTACGTGGCTTTTGGTAAAGTGCAGCGTTACGGTTCTCAATATAGTATAGCACATCCAGATCTCGAGTTACTTAAGGATCATAAGTCTCGCAAACAAAGTGCTATGACACCTGTTTACCCTAGTACAGAAATGCTCGCCAAACGTAAAGTCACAAACACTTACATTGTCAAGTGTATGCGTAAGCTGTTTAGTGAGATCAATGGCTCCTTTGTCGAGACCTTGCCAGAAGATATGAGGGCGCACTATAAACTGGTTGGGAAAAATGATGCGATGGTCAATGCTCATTTTCCAAGTTCGCCAGAGATGTTGCGTGCCTCTATTTACAGGTTAAAGTTTGAAGAACTGTTCTTTATTCAAATGGAATTATTGCTTCAAAATAGAATCCGCAAAACCAAAATCAAAGGTTATGTTTTTGATCTAGTAGGAGAGAAATTTACCGATTTCTATAATAATCATTTGCCTTTTCAATTGACTGGAGCTCAAAAACGAGTAGTCAAAGAAATCCGGGCGGATATGGGAACCGGCGCTCACATGAACAGACTGCTTCAAGGAGATGTAGGCTCAGGAAAGACTATTGTTGCGGTTCTTACGGCATTACTTGCTTTAGATAACGGCTTTCAAGCCTGCATTATGGCACCTACGGAGATTCTTGCTCAACAACATTATGCTGGTGTTTCTGAATTGCTAGAAAGAACAAATATTACGGTTTCTATTCTTACAGGATCAGTTAAAACAAAAGATAGACGTGTGATTCATGAAGGTCTTGAGGATGGAAGTTTGGACATTCTTATTGGTACGCACGCGCTCATAGAAGACAAAGTCAAGTTTAAGAACTTAGGAGTTGCAATTGTGGACGAGCAACACCGTTTTGGCGTAGCTCAACGTGCTAAATTGTGGAAGAAAAACGATTTGCCACCGCACGTACTAGTAATGACAGCAACACCTATTCCTAGAACACTAGCAATGAGTTTATATGGCGATCTAGATATATCAGTGATTGATGAATTACCGCCTGGTCGTAAAGAGATTAAAACCGTGCATCGATATGATAAAAACAGACTTGCTGTTTTTAAATTTATAAGAGATGAAATTGATCTCGGGAGACAAGTTTATATGGTGTATCCGCTGATTGAGGAATCTGAAACACTCGATTATAAAGACTTGCAAGATGGCTATGGAAGTATCGTAAGAGAATTCCCATTACCTAAATATAATGTAAGCATCGTTCATGGCCGTATGAAACCAGAGGACAAAGACTACGAAATGAACCGATTTGTAAAAGGGGAAACACAAATTATGGTGGCAACCACGGTAATTGAAGTAGGTGTTAATGTTCCTAATGCAAGTGTAATGATTATAGAAAGTGCAGAGCGTTTTGGCCTCTCCCAATTGCACCAGCTACGCGGTAGAGTAGGACGTGGCGCAGAACAGAGTTATTGCATTCTCATGACTGGACATAAACTGAGTAATGACTCTAAAACCAGACTCAAGACAATGGTAGATACTACCGATGGTTTTCAAATTGCTGAGGTAGATCTTAAGCTAAGAGGTCCTGGAGATATAATGGGAACGCGACAAAGCGGTGTAATGGACTTGCGCCTGGCAGACATTGTGAAGGATAATCAGATTTTGGCATTGGCCAGAGAAGCTGCGCAAAAATTACTCGCAAAAGATATTAAAATAGAACTGCCAGAACATGCTGGAGTAAAAAGAGTCATGACATTTTTACAAAATAAAAAAGGACTCTGGAAATATATAAGTTAA
- a CDS encoding type II toxin-antitoxin system RelE/ParE family toxin, with protein MPEVKLDLQKVRDWYTAINVELLSNFREDLNLQLEYLIQNPEYFQRRYRNLRIINLKKFPYIIYYMVNEIDSQIVLFGILHNKRHPNLIQERMAK; from the coding sequence ATGCCAGAAGTAAAGTTAGATTTACAAAAGGTGAGAGATTGGTATACAGCTATCAATGTAGAGTTATTGTCCAATTTCAGGGAAGACCTAAATTTACAATTAGAATATTTAATTCAGAATCCAGAGTATTTCCAACGACGTTATAGGAATTTGAGAATTATCAACCTTAAAAAGTTTCCTTATATCATATACTACATGGTTAACGAAATAGATTCTCAAATTGTACTTTTTGGAATTTTACACAACAAACGCCATCCAAATTTGATTCAAGAAAGAATGGCAAAGTAG
- a CDS encoding T9SS type A sorting domain-containing protein → MKNKILLIIIGAIAFIGQAQVSQNYKQIAKESEANYYTIVTQARQEFSEMDLSIRKNSQAKKQFERWVFYWQPRVNADGTFPNELQGYYNAGILSNTGELQKPFIAKSTQSNESWTNVGPAQADLNNNGYTNYPQMGRLNTLLRIKHPTTRSQDVLLVGAPDGGIWKSNDGGATWAPKLDFAAGIGVTDIRTVPGTTTANYLTRPIYVSTGDYDGQQSKSIGVLKSTDGGETFSSTGLTYTPDQQMTMGDIIVIDANTVFVAEKQFIKKTLDGGATWTNAYDSQFANSLIGRAAFNGTEIMFTSGQEVYYTDNYNNDVNWDAYDFTSNVNKKSVTTDANGDFYTQDQSGRIRKFNKTSRTFVDFGTIPPGYDSQSGYNQALVINNSLFLTGAVRGASSTNNGATWTNTLNEAWTGPTDSGVYVHSDHHRMGQLDTDLEFWSVNDGGLNYVTYASTTDIKPTTTYLSSNVIVTQSYSIAINPSANDDSYLMSNQDNDAFSKRNGSWYAVNLGDGIQSAINYNNADIRYASDQNGGIVQTNTGFQGQLNGNGNFVSVPSASFYFPLEMNKTNPNFLYAGSNDVYKIDATNAMNLTISPTNSGLTDLISIATHGNAIMAASFSSIKFSSNGGTTWTSIGLPTGTSGEISSVDFDGTNNNNMYVTYSGYNNNSKVFKTTNGGTSWTNISSNLPNIVTYEVMLKQNQSSEYLFLATELGVYFTNNSGTSWSRLGQGLPNVNIRDIEIHYTADKLVAGSFGRGLWEINIANSTLSSDSIDAPTVEVTVYPNPTSDLLNVKIADSKQYNYVMYNVVGGIVKKGTISDKGIDVSELAQNMYLLRVYNDATSVTKKVIIE, encoded by the coding sequence ATGAAAAACAAAATATTACTAATTATAATAGGTGCAATTGCATTTATTGGACAAGCTCAGGTTTCTCAAAACTATAAACAAATAGCCAAAGAGTCTGAAGCAAATTATTACACAATTGTAACTCAAGCAAGACAAGAATTTTCAGAAATGGATCTTTCTATCAGAAAAAATAGTCAAGCTAAAAAACAATTTGAAAGATGGGTTTTTTACTGGCAACCTAGAGTAAATGCAGATGGGACTTTTCCTAATGAGCTTCAAGGTTATTACAATGCTGGAATCTTATCTAATACTGGTGAATTACAAAAACCTTTTATCGCTAAAAGCACTCAATCTAATGAAAGTTGGACTAATGTAGGACCAGCACAAGCGGACTTAAATAACAATGGATATACAAACTATCCACAAATGGGACGTCTGAATACTTTATTACGTATTAAGCATCCTACAACAAGAAGTCAAGATGTGCTTTTAGTAGGTGCTCCTGATGGCGGAATCTGGAAATCTAATGATGGTGGCGCTACTTGGGCACCTAAGTTAGATTTTGCAGCAGGTATAGGTGTTACAGATATTAGAACCGTACCTGGTACTACTACTGCAAATTATTTAACACGACCAATTTATGTTTCTACAGGAGATTATGATGGTCAACAGTCTAAATCCATAGGTGTCCTGAAATCCACAGATGGTGGTGAAACTTTTTCCTCCACAGGTTTGACTTACACTCCAGATCAACAAATGACAATGGGGGATATTATAGTCATAGACGCAAACACGGTTTTCGTTGCTGAAAAACAATTTATTAAAAAGACGTTAGATGGTGGTGCTACTTGGACTAATGCTTATGATTCTCAATTTGCTAACTCCTTAATAGGTAGAGCCGCATTTAATGGTACTGAAATAATGTTTACATCAGGACAAGAAGTTTATTATACTGATAATTATAACAATGATGTGAATTGGGATGCTTACGATTTTACTAGCAACGTTAATAAAAAGTCAGTTACAACTGATGCTAATGGGGATTTCTATACTCAGGACCAATCTGGTAGAATTAGAAAATTTAATAAAACAAGTAGAACTTTTGTAGATTTCGGAACTATTCCACCAGGATATGACTCGCAAAGTGGTTATAATCAGGCTTTGGTAATCAACAACAGTCTTTTTCTTACTGGAGCAGTAAGAGGTGCATCTTCTACAAATAATGGGGCGACATGGACTAATACGCTTAATGAAGCGTGGACTGGCCCTACGGACTCTGGCGTTTATGTACATTCAGATCATCATAGAATGGGGCAATTAGACACTGATCTAGAGTTCTGGAGTGTGAATGATGGAGGATTAAATTATGTTACTTACGCATCAACAACAGACATTAAACCTACAACTACTTATCTATCTTCTAATGTAATCGTTACACAATCGTACTCTATTGCTATTAATCCATCTGCAAATGATGATTCTTACTTGATGTCTAATCAAGATAATGATGCATTCAGTAAGAGAAATGGATCGTGGTATGCAGTAAACTTAGGTGATGGAATACAGTCTGCTATTAATTATAATAATGCTGATATTAGATATGCTTCAGATCAAAATGGAGGAATTGTACAAACAAATACTGGTTTTCAAGGACAATTGAATGGTAATGGGAATTTTGTTTCTGTTCCTTCGGCTAGTTTTTACTTCCCACTTGAAATGAATAAAACAAACCCTAATTTCTTGTATGCAGGTAGTAATGATGTTTATAAAATTGACGCTACTAACGCGATGAATTTGACTATTAGCCCTACTAACTCTGGTCTTACAGATTTAATATCCATTGCTACTCATGGTAATGCAATTATGGCTGCTTCATTCTCGTCTATTAAGTTTTCAAGCAATGGAGGAACCACTTGGACTAGCATAGGTTTACCAACGGGAACTTCTGGGGAAATAAGTTCTGTCGATTTTGATGGTACTAACAATAATAATATGTACGTAACTTACAGTGGTTATAATAACAATAGTAAAGTCTTTAAGACTACTAATGGTGGAACTAGCTGGACTAATATTTCTAGTAATTTACCTAACATTGTAACCTATGAAGTAATGTTAAAACAAAACCAGTCGTCTGAATATTTATTTTTGGCTACTGAATTAGGCGTCTATTTCACTAATAATTCAGGAACTTCTTGGAGTAGATTAGGCCAAGGCTTACCTAATGTAAATATAAGAGATATTGAAATTCATTATACTGCAGATAAGTTAGTTGCTGGTTCTTTTGGTAGAGGTTTATGGGAAATCAATATTGCAAACTCTACACTTAGCTCAGATTCCATAGATGCTCCAACGGTAGAGGTAACCGTATACCCTAATCCTACAAGTGATCTTCTAAACGTTAAAATAGCTGACAGTAAACAGTATAATTATGTAATGTATAACGTAGTAGGTGGAATCGTTAAGAAAGGTACTATTTCTGATAAAGGAATTGATGTAAGTGAATTAGCACAAAACATGTATTTACTGCGTGTTTATAATGATGCAACAAGTGTTACCAAAAAAGTAATTATAGAATAG
- a CDS encoding FMN-binding glutamate synthase family protein — MEQIWEFLVDIAWYWYVLAFLIVVALYDIFNKKHIILRNFPVVGHIRYWLESIGPELRQYIVANNGEELPFNRIERGWIYASAKNENNYEGFGTDRDIYSHQYIFINNAMMPYKVEKDHVTQKEPAFLPCAKVIGASKNRKRPFRPASVINISAMSYGSLSAKAVDAMNNGAKQVHAYHNTGEGGLSPYHKRGADVVFHIGTGYFGVRDKDGSFSMDMLKKLVQEHPQVRAIELKLSQGAKPGKGGVLPGSKITKEISEIRNVPMGEDVLSPPTHSAFEGIQGLVDFVEEIAQETGLPTGIKAAIGKLEQWEELADIMKTTGKGPDFITVDGGEGGTGAAPPSFADHVSLPWVYGFKDLYQVFQKRDLTEHIVFIASGKLGFPAKAAMAFSMGADVINVAREAMISIGCIQAQACHNNTCPTGIATQNKWLQRGIVVPEKAGRLASYFKKFNKELLEITHAAGYEHPCQFDMRDVDVSVGDSNMTQTLEHTYKYQKTPVPFQGMQALKDCVHLGGK, encoded by the coding sequence ATGGAACAGATTTGGGAATTTCTTGTCGACATCGCTTGGTACTGGTATGTGCTAGCGTTTTTAATAGTCGTTGCTCTTTATGATATTTTCAATAAGAAACACATCATTTTGCGCAACTTCCCAGTCGTGGGACACATACGTTACTGGCTAGAAAGTATAGGTCCAGAATTACGTCAATACATCGTTGCCAACAATGGAGAAGAACTTCCTTTTAATAGAATTGAGCGCGGCTGGATTTATGCCAGTGCAAAGAATGAAAATAATTACGAAGGCTTTGGAACTGATCGAGATATTTACTCACACCAGTATATCTTTATTAATAATGCCATGATGCCATACAAAGTGGAGAAAGATCATGTCACTCAAAAAGAACCTGCTTTCCTTCCTTGTGCCAAAGTCATAGGCGCCTCAAAAAATAGAAAAAGACCCTTTAGACCAGCAAGTGTCATCAACATAAGCGCGATGAGTTATGGTTCTCTAAGTGCTAAGGCTGTAGATGCCATGAACAATGGCGCAAAGCAAGTGCACGCTTATCACAATACTGGTGAAGGTGGATTATCTCCTTACCATAAACGCGGTGCAGATGTGGTTTTTCACATAGGTACAGGATACTTTGGAGTGCGTGATAAAGACGGAAGCTTCTCGATGGATATGCTTAAAAAACTAGTTCAAGAGCATCCGCAAGTGCGTGCGATCGAATTAAAATTATCTCAAGGAGCTAAACCTGGTAAAGGCGGCGTGCTGCCAGGTTCAAAAATCACAAAAGAAATTAGTGAGATACGCAATGTTCCTATGGGCGAAGATGTACTCTCTCCACCTACGCACAGCGCCTTTGAAGGAATTCAAGGTTTAGTAGATTTTGTAGAAGAAATAGCACAAGAAACAGGTTTACCTACTGGAATTAAAGCTGCGATAGGAAAGTTAGAACAATGGGAAGAACTGGCAGACATTATGAAAACCACTGGCAAGGGACCTGATTTTATAACAGTCGATGGTGGCGAAGGCGGAACAGGCGCAGCACCACCGAGTTTTGCAGACCATGTTTCTCTACCTTGGGTTTATGGGTTCAAAGATTTGTATCAAGTTTTTCAAAAGCGAGATCTAACCGAACATATTGTTTTTATTGCTTCTGGGAAATTAGGCTTTCCTGCAAAAGCTGCCATGGCATTCTCCATGGGAGCAGATGTTATTAATGTCGCTAGAGAAGCAATGATATCCATAGGTTGTATTCAAGCGCAAGCCTGTCATAATAATACCTGTCCTACCGGTATCGCAACTCAAAATAAATGGCTGCAACGAGGCATAGTCGTTCCAGAAAAAGCAGGAAGACTCGCTAGCTACTTTAAAAAATTTAACAAAGAATTGCTAGAGATTACGCACGCGGCTGGATACGAGCATCCATGTCAGTTTGATATGCGCGATGTAGATGTAAGCGTAGGCGATAGTAACATGACCCAAACGCTAGAACATACGTATAAGTATCAAAAAACGCCTGTACCTTTTCAGGGAATGCAGGCCTTAAAGGATTGTGTGCATTTAGGAGGGAAATGA
- a CDS encoding helix-turn-helix transcriptional regulator — MKTPILFILLFFSYIGFSQDCERFTKQIELDYKNNKLTLKTLDSIINVCNNIEKYPELTYYRGMLAFDQENFSLGIYELKRVLPFISDYNFKYSATTNLGILYAIQQDFENAKTTFQKSYDLAKVNNDEENMDYSMESLLALALDSGDISYLSKYETFFSNKDFNNDFCAQLHSLSFLAEFCYQFGKFEKAEEIIKNNFISNTDYSGCELELATFNVLRSKLALENKKYKKGIQILDSISFSKIEVIDRVPAYKLYKKLYNGLDDKVNALRYSDSITNILELNKINIDKSNKTTLNVLKEKEGDYKSKIYSLSGYILGFILLILVLIYIVYYVNKSRKAIKEKSKIYKDNYNKLWGNYQLTNQKLELLKKELINQKIDGNKNFYNNLINEINIHIDSSSEDPHKHLNMVEDAFVNDLKKVAPYLTDKEVQICFFFKLGLSHKKIAEILNKTEKSIDSYKYRINKKVRENQQIELNELLQKFD; from the coding sequence ATGAAAACACCTATTCTATTTATACTTCTTTTTTTCAGTTATATAGGGTTTTCTCAAGATTGTGAACGTTTTACAAAACAAATTGAACTAGACTATAAAAATAATAAATTAACACTCAAAACATTAGACAGCATCATCAATGTTTGTAATAATATTGAAAAATATCCTGAGCTAACTTATTACCGAGGGATGCTAGCTTTTGATCAAGAAAACTTTTCACTTGGTATATATGAATTAAAAAGAGTTTTGCCCTTCATAAGCGATTACAACTTCAAGTACAGCGCTACTACCAACCTAGGAATTTTATATGCTATTCAACAAGACTTTGAAAATGCAAAGACGACCTTTCAAAAATCTTATGATCTAGCTAAAGTAAATAACGACGAGGAGAATATGGATTACTCGATGGAAAGTTTGCTTGCTCTAGCGCTAGATAGTGGCGATATTTCTTACTTATCAAAGTATGAAACTTTCTTTTCTAATAAGGATTTTAACAATGACTTTTGCGCACAATTACACTCCTTGTCATTCTTAGCAGAATTTTGTTATCAGTTTGGAAAATTTGAAAAAGCCGAAGAGATTATTAAAAATAATTTTATTTCAAATACAGATTATAGTGGTTGCGAACTTGAGTTAGCAACTTTTAATGTATTACGATCCAAGCTAGCTTTAGAAAACAAAAAATATAAAAAAGGTATACAAATTTTAGATTCGATTTCGTTCTCAAAAATTGAAGTGATAGATAGAGTTCCTGCGTATAAGTTATACAAAAAACTATACAATGGATTAGACGATAAAGTGAATGCTTTAAGGTATTCAGACTCGATAACTAACATTTTAGAACTAAATAAAATCAACATAGATAAAAGCAATAAAACAACTCTGAATGTTTTGAAAGAAAAGGAAGGTGATTATAAAAGTAAGATATATTCATTATCTGGTTATATTTTAGGTTTTATATTACTGATTTTAGTTTTAATCTATATCGTCTATTACGTTAATAAGTCAAGAAAAGCGATCAAAGAGAAAAGTAAAATATACAAAGATAATTACAATAAACTTTGGGGGAATTATCAACTTACTAATCAAAAATTAGAATTATTAAAGAAAGAGTTAATCAACCAAAAAATAGATGGTAACAAAAACTTTTATAACAATTTGATCAATGAAATAAACATTCACATAGATTCCAGTTCAGAAGATCCACATAAACATTTGAATATGGTGGAAGATGCCTTTGTCAATGATTTGAAAAAAGTGGCGCCATATCTAACAGATAAAGAAGTTCAAATCTGTTTCTTTTTTAAACTAGGCTTGAGTCATAAAAAAATTGCTGAAATACTAAATAAAACTGAGAAAAGTATCGATTCCTACAAGTATAGAATCAATAAAAAAGTAAGAGAAAACCAGCAAATTGAACTAAATGAACTTTTGCAAAAATTTGACTAA